ggcagaattgagTTATGGGATTTCTTtttatggggcccaaaatctctGGTAGCGCCCCTTTCTCAAATACAAAAAGAGACCTTATGTTTATGGTACTATAACCTTTAAAAAAGTCACATATAGCACTAAAAGGTTTCCACtaattaatcaaatcaaataaaatttaTTCGTATAGCTATTTGTACAACtgccattgtcacaaagcagatttacagaatcagtaaacaGTAGGTGGACAAGAGATTAACAAGACATTAAAGcgtaagacccccagtgagcaaaccaaaggacatggagctggaggaagaaaccttgggaggaaccaagactcacaagggggacgcatcctcctctggttaaaactatttataaattattgacaaaaATCACTGAACCACCGCAGAAGACTTTTCTACACCTCAGGTGtgcaaaataatcataatatagtataacCAATATGATCATAGTAgagatggtaagaataatgagagtagtgatggttaatggtggtaataataatagtggcagatagttaaagTCCATGTAAATATTTacgactccagcaggtctgactgtATGCTATGTACTTTATGCTTAGAGTGTAGCTTCTCTGACACAAACTGGGCTTCTGACACTGAGAATAATGTGCCAGTGTGCAATAACAGTGTGCAAGCAATCAATAAAAGCTGTAACACTAAAGGTTCTCTATGGCAGTGATCCTGAGACCCTTTTTTAAAGAACGCTTGAGTGAATGAACTTTTCACCAGGGcgaataaaaagagaaaataaatgaaatgaatttGACTTCCAATAGCCATTAGGAATTCCCTGTAATTACTCGCCCTGTGGAGCTGCCTGCAGACAGTAATACATCCCCGCTCTTCTTTGTGGGAACAAATCTCAGACGTTGGACGTGCCGTAAACATGTTTAATTTAGTAAGGAAAAAAATGCCTTCAACTACAAACATGGTGCCATAAACAACATTTTGTTGTCCCAGATGCCGCTGTTGCCTGTGCAGCTGTGTGGTAGAGCCCTGCAGAGTTTCCccaggagggagagagagagggaatttgGAGGGTCCAGTGCTGTGCACGGTTGCTTGTGGTGTTTCTCTTTTATCTGTGCAGTGCTCAGTGGCAGAGTGCAGCGCTGGAAGCAGACAGCATGTTTTAGCACACTGCAGTTCACAGCTCAGCACATTTTTGCCTTCATATCTCACATCACTCCACCTCCATTCATCAGCTGCAGCTCACAGGCCTATTAAATGTAAGCACTTTAATTTACTCTAAGTGTTGGCTGGACTTGATCCTGAGGTGCTCTCAGGAGCTATATAGaggcacgtgtgtgtgtgtgggggggggggggtgcaggggGATGGGGGTGGTCCATGCTTGGGTGTGTATGCTGAAATGTGTGATGTCACATTTAGTTGTGGGGGCTTCTGGGTAAATttattgtttaataaatgatttcTGCTCTTCTCCTTAAGCTGACAAATGAGTCACTTAATGGCTGTTTAGATTGAACATTAGATTAATAAAGAGTGATCTTTGACTTTTACACAGTTCTATGCTTGCATGCGCAGCCCAttcataagtgtgtgtgtgtgtatgtgtgtttgtgtatgtgtcagtgtgtgtgtgtgatgtttcaTGTCACATCTGAGACCACACAATGCTGTAACTCGCCCGTGTCTCCTTTATGTGTGGAAATGAAATGCATCAGTCTGCTGCCAGCCGcccacacagccacacagcaacagcagTCATAACTTTCCACTCTGATCACATGGTGCTATCTCACATTACTTCCAGCCAGCGGGAGGTAAGGACGTCGCGGCTGAGCTGAAATTCATTACTAAATAGCACCAGTCGAGCCCCATTGAACCATGCTCTTATTGTCtaaacagcagtgtttaaagcctAAATGcaacttttttccccctctttgtTCAACTCTTTATTTGATGCCATAGTCAAACCCGATTAGTTCTCAACCTATCAGAGTTACCCTCAGAAAGAGTCAGTGAAAAGTGTTGAGACACTAAACATTTGGGTGTACAGAGTTTAAGATTTTcagaggttcttcagtaaaggcaatggttgtATATGGAAACATGGCAAgcaaaagaaccatttgaatgcctaaatggttctttgcttggttcATTAAAGCTTTAGATACCAGAAACACCTTTTGTAGATTATTCCTGAACCTttttaaaagggttctacaatcttaacaataaaggtgcttcacatGGTTCCTTGAGCAATGCTGTAGAAACACATTTGCAGTAAAGATTTGctattgtgaagaacctttacattaagtgatggttctttagacctttaaaatgttcttcacacccTCTTGTctcttttataaatatagttcttCATGGAACCGTTATTGTTAAGAGTGTGTAATTCTTTTCAAAGACTCCATACAGAACAAAATTGAAGATCCATTTATAATGTTTGAAAAAAATGATGTTTgtaatcgagagagagagagagagaaagagagagagagagagagagagagagagagagagtgtgtgtttgtgtgtgtgtgtgaagagcctTTTATGGATCTACAATCACTTAATATAGAGGTTCTTCATCAAGAACCATTCGaaacagctttatttttaagtgtgtgcTGTACCAAAAAGGGGCTCATCTAAAGGTTTCCCCAGGAAAGAACCCCAAGACGGCATTTAGGAACCTTTTAGTTTTACAACTGTTACAGTTTAAAGCACAGGTTTCCAGTCCTGGTGCTCGAGTACCCCCTGCCTTGCACATTTGAGTGTTTCCCTGATCTAGCACACTGATCTCAACCCAATTAGGGCTAGTTAATTACTTGATTAGATCAGCTGCGTTTTAAGCAGAGAAAGCACTTAGATATGCAGGACAGGggatgttgggggggggggggggggtggcacCAGTAGTTTAAAGTGAAGTTAATGTTCATGTTTACATCCCGCTCTCAAATCAACCATGACGATTCACTTATCTGTTTCTCCCATTACTGCAACACTCAGATACTCTTCTTGGTGTGAGCTGCAAATGATTCTCTTTGTAAGGCATCATTATGATCAGATTAACTCTGACTACAGCAGATGGTTAGAACTGGAAGCTGTTCTAAAGCTTCACAGCCATAATTTCCTAGAATAATTTCTGTGACGTTTTGGATTTCGCCTGGCATTTCCTAGTGGATTGAGTTACTTTATGCAATTACAGATGATTTGCTGAATATCTGGACGCTGTGCAGTCCTGTGAGTCTGGCCTCCGAAAGGACAGCGTGGAGACTTGTGCCGTGACATAACCTTTCCTTTTATGAGATTTATTATCGCCCTACTacctgggaaaaaaaaaaatttgcagATGATTATGCAAGGAAGAAAAACGATTTAATTAGGGCTGAAAGGAACACTGCAAGAGTGCTGGAATGCAGGTAGTGTATTAAAGGACCCATATCATGGAAAATTGGAATTTTCAACAGTTTGAACAGTGCTCTGCcaacattattttaaaacataccGCCTAGTCATGCTGaggttataaggagtgttttagcTTGGACTGTTTTTTGAACAAAGTACACAGTATAATGAGAACAGAGGTAACTTTACATATATCACGTCTTAAAGGCAAAGTAACACAACCAGCCTCCTCAGCTCTATAACACATGTTGAGTTTTGCTGATTGCAGCTGTTTTTGCTAAATAAATCCACACAGATATTAAAAGTGGACTCTAGGGAGGTGAAAGGGCAAGAAAAGGTAAGACATTAGACCCTTAAAATACATTTAGCAAGATGGAAAGAAATAATGTGTCTTATATTGGATGATTGCGTGTGTTTTTAGGCCTGCATAATCTGATTTGATGTTGACATCTGAAGTCCTCGCGTGGCTCCCAGTGTTTTGCACCAAAGTTACCAGCAAAACAGTGCAACAACCGTGACATTGTCCGCGTGTCTATAACCTGAATGGCAGGACGGCTCTAAAAATAGAGCAGCTGAGAGACACTGCCACGCGCTCGAGGTCACATTGCTTTAGATTACCAAACAACATATGGAACAGAAACGAGGGACTCCTCTTGACCACACTTTGTGTCCTTGGTGTAAAAGAAAAAGGGAGTAAACGAGTGAAAAAGGAAACGGAGAGGGCTCAGTCGATCTCTCCAGCGCTTGGCTGAAGGCTGGAGTCTCCAGTGAAGTTTGAGCTTGGTGTAGGGAAcggagggaaagagggagggggTTGGTTTGCTAGCGAGCGCATGGGTGAATGCAGGAGTGGTCAGTAGGGATGCGTAGGGACAGCCTGGAACAGCGGGAGCACTGCAGAGGACGAGAGCTAGCTGCTGAGGATTGGTTTGTGAATGGACCCGAACTAGGCGTATGCGTCACATAGAACACAGAGGAGAGCATGGAGAACCTCGAGATTGCGCTTTTTACGCACCGTGCTCGTGCGGAGACCCCTTTCAGAACGAGCCCCGGAGCAAGAACACGTGGCAACAGCCTAACCCTGCACATGAAGTAAGCGAAAttcacaagaaaacacaagaaCTAAATCTGGGTATGGGGATTCCAGGCTGGTCAGGATGAATTCCGATATGGATGATGCCTGGAACATCTGGAATAATGACTCGGGGAAGCTGTACAGAGAAGTGCCCTCGCACGCGCCGCAAAACATATCCAACTGGACGGCAGGGAACGCGTCCGAAAGTGCCCCGTTCAGCCTGGCCAGGGCAGTGCCACTGGCCGTGGTCCTGGGCGCGTTCATCGTGTTTGCCATAGTGGGCAACATCTTGGTCATCCTGTCCGTGGTGTGCAACAGGCACTTGCGCATTCCCACCAACTACTTCATTATAAATCTGGCCATGGCCGATCTACTGCTGGGCACTACCGTACTGCCAGTGTCCGCCACGCTCGAGATCCTCAACTACTGGGTGTTCGGCCGGATCTTCTGCGACATCTGGGCTGCGGTGGACGTCCTGTGCTGCACGGCGTCCATCATGAGCCTGTGTGTGATCTCCATAGACCGCTACATCGGCGTGCGCTACCCTCTGCAGTACCCCAGCATCGTGACCGAGAAGCGCGCGCTCCTCGCCATGCTGGGCGTCTGGGTGCTCGCCATCGTCATCTCCATCGGGCCCCTGCTCGGATGGAAGGAGCCTCCGTCTGACGACGACACCATCTGCCCGATAACGGAGGAGCCCTTTTACGCACTCTTCTCCTCGCTAGGTTCCTTCTACATCCCCTTAGCGGTCATCCTGGCCATGTACTGCCGCGTGTACATCGTGGCCAAACGGACCACCAGGAACCTGGAAGCGGGAGTGATGAAGGAGCGCATGGACTCCAGCGAGCTCACCCTGCGAATCCACTGTAAAGGGGCTCAGGCGCAGGAGGAGTGCGGGGGAGCGGGGAAAGGCACCATCAGGAGCTCCCTGACCGTCAAGCTGCTCAAGTTCTCCAGAGAAAAGAAAGCAGCCAAAACCCTGGGGGTCGTAGTGGGCATGTTCATCCTTTGCTGGCTGCCCTTCTTCCTTGCGCTGCCCATCGGTAGGTAACAACAAACAAACTTATTTTATGCTTCTACTTCTACTCTTTACTTGGAAAACAGAAAAGGTtctatagtactgaaaaaagggttctttgacacATAGTGGAACAATTTAGGTGCTATATACAGCCATTTAATGTTCTATAAGGAACCATACGCAACAGGCTTTTATAGAAAATAACCATTtcagcatccaaatggttcctTAATTTCCTATTTGGTCCTATAGAACCATTACCCTGAAAAACTGTTTTCTGAAGAGTGTTTTACTGGTAAGCTCTTTTATGTTCTTCTCAGTTGTTTCTGCTCGTTTAAACCCTTGTTGCTTTCTTTTACTTCTTTATGCTTCGTCTCTATAATTGTACACTTTTACTCTCTTTAAGTCTAGGCCATTCTGCAGCATCAAAACCTGTTGACAAGATTTCTTGGCCTTCTTTCATAGaaagaaaacaagaacaaaatgtgtaataaattacaataaatatgaatattataatCTGAAATCTAATAGTGGTGTAAAATAGTGATGCACAATTTAACAAACACCACAAGCCATATTTCATATATACTAGCCCCTTGTTTTCTATCTTTTATATATTCTTTGAACAGTGTTATGTCCAAAGCAAGGCTGTCATCAAATAGAAATGATATTCTGCAAGTCAATTAATGATCCACATACTAttcattgatttgatttgatatttgAAAGGTAAAGGTTTTAATAGCTATACAATTATGGACACTAAACAAGCATCTTCTAAAGTAGAGGTGGCATCCTGATTAATTAAAGGAATCGATTCACAGAGTAAAGTGCCTTATGGCAGAATGCAGTCAGTCCATCAGCCAGTGAAAACTCTACAGAATGATTCATGTTGTGTTTGTCTAGCCCAGAACGATGAAGCAAACTAGACGTCTCAAGCATATCGCAATTCTTACAAAGCTGGGCTCTGTAGAGCTGTCTGGGTGTAAGAAGCCTTACCATAAGGCTACGTAGAAATGATTGTTTAATCTGAGTGATTTTAAATGGTGTAGATAAACAACTCCCTAAAGTATAGTCACCATCTTTAAAAACCTTGCCTCCAAACTGGCAAGATAATACATTCATAACTATTGATTATGTAAGAAATTAGGACTGGGTTATTCATAACACAACATTGTCACATCATTTCCCCCCAAATAAAAGACAATTATACAGGAATATATAAGACTTGGTCATGAATCAGTTCACCATGCCTTTCGCATCATGACCGTCCGCATCATTTTTTCTGCTCAGCATTGGCTGGTTTGTTGTAGTGTTGGTCAAGTGGAATCCAGTAGGTCCCTGAAGCTTGTTGAGGTCTCCTagaggaatgcagaggaaatgCCAATGTCTTCGAAGAGCTCTCTCATTCCCAGGCTTGCTCCATGTCTGAGCTAGGAGAGTGCTGAGGTGTGGGAATAAACATGAGGTAGTATTCCCACCACACATACCCTCCTCCAAACAGGTCAAGAATGAAGCATGTATCTATATTCACTTTATGACCCAAGTTCCCTGCTCTTCTATATCTGACCAACTCATTAGATGGGTCACTTGTGTTTGTCCTGATGATGGAAGGAAAAACTTTCCATGTGTCTGACCTTTGGGAAGTGAATAAGTCTGTTAAGTCTTAATATGtcattctaataataataataataatttaattgtaGACAGAATGTGAAAAGTTTTTGGAATTGAAATTGCATAAGggcctggaaaaaaaaagtttttgggGACTTGTTTATCAAGACTTTGGCCATATCAATTATTGTcctttgcataatgctgctgcAGAGGTGTCATTTTACAGAAATGGATGTACAATAATGTGCAAAGGCACTAGGATAGGATGTACGCAGAGTGTAAGGTTAGAAGGCAGTAGGTTTCATTGGTTATGCCCTGTCACAAGACCACTCATCCGCTTCATCCTACCTCTTGATGCTTCAGAAAATAAAGCTTATTGGAAAATCAATACTAATATTTGCCCTGGGCCAATGCAGCAAGCCGTGCTCAACAAGCAGCATCTTCTACAGTAAAGTTAGCTTGTGTATTGACGGGATGACCCCATAACATAAAAAGATCATATTTTGTAAGACTCAATGCTTAGTGCTATTACACTTATAGCCTTTAAAAGAAGGTCAAATTATAGCAATGGATGGTCATACCCTGCGAATTAGCATCACACACTGCATGCCTAaattgttacacacttgcctcCAATTACAatagatgaaaccaaaataaatgttatatagactttttataaaatgttaaaacGGACACATATTAGCTGTAAACCATAGCAGCATCCATAGTATTTTAGCCTGCGTTTTGTTCAtaattttgtccttttttttagaTAACTGTACATAACCTTCAGTGTCAGCATTTTGGATGATCGACTACATCTAGGTTAAGAAGAACATGCGTATTTTGATGGCTTATCGCTCCAAGAGTAGCAatatttattgtgataaatgaacTAAATATTCCTCTGGGAAAAACAGTGGTAATTCAATTACCTCAGTACCAGTGTTCTGGGTGTGATAGAGCCCAACAGCATATGATTTACAATCTTGAGGGTGATTTGGAGCAACTTGAGGAGGTTTGCTGTAATAGGACAGATGTACTTGAATTACTGTCTTAATGAAGTGCTGTAATGAAGCTGCTTTTAAATCAGTCTTGCACTCATCACCTTAGGCCAACAGAGATCACCCCTGAGCTCGCTGATCTGTCTGAGCACTTCACATGCCAAGATACAGTGTGATTATCTGAGGAGAAAGAGTTTCTACTGGTTAAACATGGTAAATCACAAACTAATGCTCAGAGTATGTGAACCTACAGGTCCCTACTGATTGTCATTCTcccttttttgcctttttttgtaaCATCAGCAATTTATTATGTCAGTTTACTGATAACTAGAGTACTACAAGTTCTACAAGTACATTCTGGCATGTTATAATATTCTACAGTAATAACCCcagaactcagtgagaagggaAAAGGCCATAAAAGGGTACGAGATGTGCAGCATGATGTAGATAGAAGATCTCAAAAGTGATGAATTCCTCTGGGATGAGGGAGTTATGAGTGTAAGAGCAGAGATGGGCAACAGTGAAGAGTTCAGATATGCCCAATGGATTTTTGTGACCTTTTCTAATACCTCTTCAGTATCCACAACAACTCAACCTGAGAGATCTTCTCTGCTTCAGAAGGCTTCTCGGTTGGTTTTAGGAACATCCACTGCTCCCTTGTGCATGGCTTTTAATAGAGTGTGACCAATTGTAAAAGCAACATTATTTTTACAGAGGAGACAGATTTTTTGAGAAGTTGAGAAGTTGAAAAACATCTGTTTGAATAAGGTAGCCAACACCACACAAAGCCAAAAGTGGGTTGTTATATAGCTTATATTACAATTATACAGgtgttaataatacatttgtaTGACAGTTCACCCATACAAATATTGTGTACTGCTTTACACCAGCTAGTTTATTGTGGGAAAAGCACTATTGACTGCATCTACACAAACATCTGTATAATAGCAAGCCATTTGTATAAGATGAGGGACAGAACTGAAATCTATAAATCAATCAGGTAACCTTTATTTAAACCTGGACTACATTGAGGGTCACCCTCATTTACAGAGATAAACGAGATAAACACAGTGATATGTTAATACTGAATCAAATTCAGTAAAATAATCAATTCTTAATAAaccatattaattaattatataaaggaagctgtaaaagaacaaaaaaataataacctaaACACAGTATGTATCACAATCAAACCAGAAATCAGCCACAACAATTGCGGTTAGAGTGGTGTGGATAAAGATTAGAAATTGCAATGACCGAGCGACACCAGCAAGCAGAGCTTTAAAGTGTCTTGTAATAAGTTCCAGCTCACTGGTGCGCTGTAGCTTAAGGCCGATTTTCCCAGTTCAGCTTAAGCTCTCAACACCTGAAGGGTAATCCAGTCACTGGAACGAGTTTGATCATTTCAGCTAATAACAGTGAGCATAGATGTGATGTCGGATGGTTTATAGCCAGAGAGCGTCTTATAAACAGAGAAGCTGCGGGGTGTGTAAAGCAAGTCTCACACATTGGCACCCCTTTGATGTATTCATAAAATCAGAAAGCTCCTTTTTGGTGGGTCAGCGTATGTGGCTGTAGTGCCTTATGTACCTTTCAAAGCTTTCAGCACATTCAAAAAAAGTCTATTGTGGGCTGATGGCTGATTGTTAAATAAAGCAATGGAGGTTTTGCCTTATTCCACATCTGCTTCACATTTCTATGGGGTTGATAGAAGTGGTGAAGGAGTGCTCCTGGTCTGCTAACTCTGCACGGCATGTGATAAGAATTTGTtcatagtttaaaaaaaacatagctCATCATAACCCATCCTGTTTTGGAAACAGCTGACAACAAGACCTTTTTTTAAACTCTGTGCAGGTCATTGTTTCACTGGGGTAATAAATAACCGACAATAACTGGTGCTGTTGTCTTTAACAACTCCTAGTGTTATTTATGTTTCAAATATGTTTCTGTTGGTAATGATGTATATTGGGCTGGCTGGTGTGGTAATGCGCCTCATAGGTTGAAGTCTGCCACCTCTTGGTGAAGAAGAGAATTaaccaaaacaaagaaaagaaatgatttCACTGTGTTTGCTTGCATTTTTCAGGTTCTTTTAATGCCAACCTGCGTCCCCCGGAGACTTTCTTCAAGGTGATTTTCTGGCTGGGCTACTTTAACAGTTGCTTGAACCCAATCATCTACCCTTGCTACAGCCGCGAGTTCAAGCAGGCCTTTATCCGGATCCTGCGCTGCCAGTGCCAGCAGCGGAAGCGGCAAAGCTGGAGGTCATACAACTACAGGTCACACATGGGTCCCACCAACCCATCCTACAATGACAACAGCTCTGTTTGCATGAATGGCAGTCAGCAGACGCTGGCCTCTGTGCAGCCTAGCCCACGTTTCTTCAGCAGAGGCAGTGGATCTCACAGAGCGGAGGGACTGTTACCAGGCTGGGGTCCGTgtgcctcctcctccagctcggACTGTCCAAGGCACTTCCCCAGTCAGTTCAGATCCAGCCTTGCAACTGTGTGCCAGACTGAGAACAAATCAAGCAAGATGACTGTGCTTTTCCCTGGTGGGCCACTGGCCAAAGGGCCACTGCATGGCAACGTACAGAACGGTAGAGAAGACTTAGAACAGGGACCAAATACCAGGCCTGCACCTGAAACTGTGATGTAACTGGGTGCAGTGCGTCACACCGGCTGTTTTTCCTTACATTTTATACTGATTTGACATTTTTGTTGTATTGTAGATATTGTTATAAAGCATGCTTGCATTGTGAATGACGTTCAGAGACTTGAAGTAGCTACTGATGTTGAACAAAAGACTAAAATGACAAAAGGTTTGCCAAAAATCGAATATTCACAATTTTCTCCTTATCATCAGTCAATtagccaaaacacacacaaggtCTCCAGTCTTtttagcaaaacattttacacagGTTTTCCAGAGCATTTTCCATTACTTCCATACATAGCAACAACCGTATTAAAAGCCTCCCAGTATGAATTGGTTTTACATGTACTATTCAACAGGTAGTAATATATGCTCATCTTTTCTGCAAGATGCAAATCTCTctgcaaatgtttttaaatgtgatgATCTTTGGTTTCAGAGCCACCCTTCAGAATGTTATTTTGGTAGATAATTTAATAATGTCTGTATAGAAAAGAGGTAAAGTTAGATGCATTAAAGATTAAATAACATCTCATTTATGTGTATAAATCGTTTTAAAAATGagtacatctgtcactgtcactgaTGCAAGGTAGCTATCAAGCTATCAAGAAAACAAATCGACAAAGTTGCAAACTTTTGTTAGAGAAATCTTAGCAGTACATGTGTTACATGTGTTAGGCAGTGTCCTGTTTATcaatgacaaaaaaatattttgacaAAACATTGTCCAAATGAATAAGCTAAAATATGCAATCTCAGTGGCTCAATGGCTCAGTTTTTCCAAGATCTCATTAATGTTTCCAGGACATTTGTAACACCCTTAATTTTCCAGGACCTTCCATGACTAGAAAAACAGTCTGTAAGTTGCCAGATTTTCCAGACTTTTCAGGACACATGGGGACCCTGATACATTGTCTTAAGTTTGGTCCGTTTAATTATGCACTGGAGCCACAAAATTCTgacacaaagtaaaaaaaaaaaaacactaaaaaaacaTTGCTATGAAAAGGTGAAGCTAAAACCAGTCAAATCTGTCTCTAATTTTGTTCATTTCTATTTAAAACTTGGTCATCCAGTGTCAAgcaccacataagcaagtctttAGGAGATTACTTAGCCAACAGCTCCATGCAGTTGGAtgtaagtgtgtgatgatttagacataTATTGTGCTAAATCTGTGCTATAAGCTTCTTATACTTGTTAGCTTGCTACATTAgcatagctccagtgtaaaaacaaccaaaaatgGTCTTGGCTGATCCACTCCATTTTTATTGAGAGGGACTAAAGTTTGGATTTCACCCCATATATTATATTTGCACTGTTTGTGCTGGGAGGTTGAAGCGCAGAGCCGAAAGATCGCTGGAGGCTGTAATAGTACAGTGTGCATGAACAAAGAAACGCCTCTGACCCTGCATCAGCGCCAGATGTCATTTAGCATAGATGCTTAGCAGACGGAAAGGTGTTAttcctgatttatttattctccTGCTCTGGTTTATCTAGACACGCTGTGCATCTGTGTGATAGCTCTTATTGATTTGTTTCTGTGGAAAGACACAAAAATGTCAAAATCGAGTTCTAGATAAGACAAGACAAGTTTAACTTTTAAGCTCTTTCAGCTGGTGCTTCATCCTCACATAATGCACATTATGTCTTGTGGTCCAGGGAAAGGACAGTTCCAAGATATTTTAcataaaagcattttttttatttatttagccatATTTATTGTAAGTTATGTTCTTCGCAGTTACTGTGGCTGTTGACTGAGAAGTGATTTTCATCTTTTGGAGTGTTTGATtctgtacaccaatcagccagaaTGTTAAAACCACTGCTTAATATTGTGTaaggcctcctcctgctgccAGAACAGCTCTTCCCTGTCGAGGCATGAGCTCCAAAATAAGTAGCGTTAGCAAGGGCCTTTTTCGCTATTTGTGCTACAGTTGCTCTTTTGTGGCATCAGAACAGATGAGCTAGCCTTCGCTCCCCGAAAACATCAGTAGTCTTGGGCGCCCATATCCCTTATGAAGGTTTACTGGTTGTCCTCCTTTG
This sequence is a window from Salminus brasiliensis chromosome 18, fSalBra1.hap2, whole genome shotgun sequence. Protein-coding genes within it:
- the adra1ba gene encoding alpha-1A adrenergic receptor gives rise to the protein MNSDMDDAWNIWNNDSGKLYREVPSHAPQNISNWTAGNASESAPFSLARAVPLAVVLGAFIVFAIVGNILVILSVVCNRHLRIPTNYFIINLAMADLLLGTTVLPVSATLEILNYWVFGRIFCDIWAAVDVLCCTASIMSLCVISIDRYIGVRYPLQYPSIVTEKRALLAMLGVWVLAIVISIGPLLGWKEPPSDDDTICPITEEPFYALFSSLGSFYIPLAVILAMYCRVYIVAKRTTRNLEAGVMKERMDSSELTLRIHCKGAQAQEECGGAGKGTIRSSLTVKLLKFSREKKAAKTLGVVVGMFILCWLPFFLALPIGSFNANLRPPETFFKVIFWLGYFNSCLNPIIYPCYSREFKQAFIRILRCQCQQRKRQSWRSYNYRSHMGPTNPSYNDNSSVCMNGSQQTLASVQPSPRFFSRGSGSHRAEGLLPGWGPCASSSSSDCPRHFPSQFRSSLATVCQTENKSSKMTVLFPGGPLAKGPLHGNVQNGREDLEQGPNTRPAPETVM